Proteins encoded by one window of Primulina huaijiensis isolate GDHJ02 chromosome 1, ASM1229523v2, whole genome shotgun sequence:
- the LOC140983662 gene encoding serine carboxypeptidase II-2 isoform X3 has protein sequence MSTFDLIVYIFFLLFVAKLHLVSCRGSFSSDPSNRQQLDKVLDLPGQSFNVSFASYSGYVTTNKESGRALFYWFFEAVEDTSSKPLVLWLNGGPGCSSVAFGLAEEIGPFHIEKDGKSLYLNPYSWNEVANILFLDSPVGVGFSYSNTSSDLLSNGDERTAAENLEFLLQWFDRFPQYKENDFYITGESYAGHYVPQLSQAIVRNNHNTGEKVINLKGFMVGNALTDDFHDHLGRFEFMWSVGLISDQTFKRLNIVCDFQSFIHSSELCEKVQDIAEEEMGDIDLYSIYTPPCKANFSRSNHPQSGKRKFGILRIAYDPCTEEHSTVYFNLPEVQRALHVQDKSPSFKWETCSDLVYDNWKDSPRSVLKVYRELLRSGLRIWIFSGDTDAVIPVASTRYSIDSLKLPTVGPWRAWYDDGQVGGWTQEYDGLTFVTVRGAGHEVALHKPKQALTLFKSFLSGKSMPKLDLFSDS, from the exons ATGTCAACTTTCGATTTGATTGTCTATATTTTCTTCCTATTATTCGTAGCCAAGCTCCATTTGGTAAGTTGCAGGGGTAGTTTTTCTTCCGACCCATCTAATCGGCAGCAGCTGGATAAGGTATTGGATCTTCCGGGACAGAGTTTCAATGTTAGTTTTGCAAGCTATTCAGGGTACGTGACTACTAACAAGGAGTCTGGACGAGCGCTGTTTTATTGGTTCTTTGAGGCTGTGGAGGACACTTCTTCGAAGCCTCTTGTTCTTTGGCTTAATGGAG GTCCTGGATGTTCATCAGTTGCATTTGGACTGGCCGAGGAGATTGGACCTTTCCACATAGAGAAAGATGGGAAGAGCCTTTATTTGAACCCTTATTCTTGGAATGAAG TGGCAAATATTTTGTTTCTGGACTCTCCAGTTGGAGTGGGCTTTTCATATTCAAACACTTCATCTGACTTGTTGAGTAATGGTGATGAAAGGACAG CTGCTGAAAACCTAGAATTTTTATTGCAGTGGTTTGATCGTTTTCCACAGTACAAAGAAAACGATTTCTACATTACAGGAGAGAGCTACGCTG GACATTATGTTCCTCAACTAAGCCAAGCTATTGTCCGAAACAACCACAACACTGGAGAAAAAGTcatcaacctgaagggtttcaTG GTCGGGAATGCTCTGACAGACGATTTTCATGACCATTTGGGTCGCTTTGAGTTCATGTGGTCAGTTGGTTTGATTTCTGACCAGACCTTCAAGCGGTTGAACATTGTATGCGACTTTCAGTCATTCATACACTCCTCGGAACTTTGTGAGAAAGTTCAAGACATTGCTGAAGAAGAAATGGGAGACATTGATCTTTATAGTATCTATACTCCTCCCTGCAAAGCCAATTTCAGCAGATCAAACCACCCACAGAGTGGAAAAAGG AAGTTTGGTATCCTCAGAATAGCATATGATCCCTGCACAGAAGAGCATTCAACCGTCTACTTCAATCTTCCTGAGGTTCAAAGAGCTCTTCATGTTCAAGATAAAAGTCCTTCCTTTAAATGGGAAACCTGCAG TGACCTGGTATATGATAATTGGAAGGATTCTCCTAGATCAGTGTTGAAGGTCTACAGAGAGCTTCTACGTTCTGGTCTTCGCATATGGATCTTCAG TGGGGATACTGATGCTGTTATTCCAGTTGCATCAACCAGATACAGTATAGATTCTCTAAAACTTCCAACAGTTGGTCCATGGCGTGCTTGGTATGATGATGGCCAG GTAGGAGGATGGACGCAAGAATACGACGGGCTGACATTTGTTACGGTGAGAGGTGCTGGGCATGAAGTTGCACTGCATAAACCTAAACAAGCTTTAACACTCTTCAAGTCTTTTCTGTCCGGAAAATCGATGCCGAAACTCGACCTATTCAGTGACTCGTAG
- the LOC140983662 gene encoding serine carboxypeptidase II-2 isoform X1: MSTFDLIVYIFFLLFVAKLHLVSCRGSFSSDPSNRQQLDKVLDLPGQSFNVSFASYSGYVTTNKESGRALFYWFFEAVEDTSSKPLVLWLNGGPGCSSVAFGLAEEIGPFHIEKDGKSLYLNPYSWNEVANILFLDSPVGVGFSYSNTSSDLLSNGDERTGAFFCLSLFSVIFVVLIYVDSSRSLISISYIAAAENLEFLLQWFDRFPQYKENDFYITGESYAGHYVPQLSQAIVRNNHNTGEKVINLKGFMVGNALTDDFHDHLGRFEFMWSVGLISDQTFKRLNIVCDFQSFIHSSELCEKVQDIAEEEMGDIDLYSIYTPPCKANFSRSNHPQSGKRKFGILRIAYDPCTEEHSTVYFNLPEVQRALHVQDKSPSFKWETCSDLVYDNWKDSPRSVLKVYRELLRSGLRIWIFSGDTDAVIPVASTRYSIDSLKLPTVGPWRAWYDDGQVGGWTQEYDGLTFVTVRGAGHEVALHKPKQALTLFKSFLSGKSMPKLDLFSDS, encoded by the exons ATGTCAACTTTCGATTTGATTGTCTATATTTTCTTCCTATTATTCGTAGCCAAGCTCCATTTGGTAAGTTGCAGGGGTAGTTTTTCTTCCGACCCATCTAATCGGCAGCAGCTGGATAAGGTATTGGATCTTCCGGGACAGAGTTTCAATGTTAGTTTTGCAAGCTATTCAGGGTACGTGACTACTAACAAGGAGTCTGGACGAGCGCTGTTTTATTGGTTCTTTGAGGCTGTGGAGGACACTTCTTCGAAGCCTCTTGTTCTTTGGCTTAATGGAG GTCCTGGATGTTCATCAGTTGCATTTGGACTGGCCGAGGAGATTGGACCTTTCCACATAGAGAAAGATGGGAAGAGCCTTTATTTGAACCCTTATTCTTGGAATGAAG TGGCAAATATTTTGTTTCTGGACTCTCCAGTTGGAGTGGGCTTTTCATATTCAAACACTTCATCTGACTTGTTGAGTAATGGTGATGAAAGGACAGGTGCATTTTTCTGCTTGAGCCTTTTTTCTGTTATCTTCGTTGTTCTAATCTATGTAGATTCATCCAGAAGCTTGATTTCAATTTCTTACATTGCAGCTGCTGAAAACCTAGAATTTTTATTGCAGTGGTTTGATCGTTTTCCACAGTACAAAGAAAACGATTTCTACATTACAGGAGAGAGCTACGCTG GACATTATGTTCCTCAACTAAGCCAAGCTATTGTCCGAAACAACCACAACACTGGAGAAAAAGTcatcaacctgaagggtttcaTG GTCGGGAATGCTCTGACAGACGATTTTCATGACCATTTGGGTCGCTTTGAGTTCATGTGGTCAGTTGGTTTGATTTCTGACCAGACCTTCAAGCGGTTGAACATTGTATGCGACTTTCAGTCATTCATACACTCCTCGGAACTTTGTGAGAAAGTTCAAGACATTGCTGAAGAAGAAATGGGAGACATTGATCTTTATAGTATCTATACTCCTCCCTGCAAAGCCAATTTCAGCAGATCAAACCACCCACAGAGTGGAAAAAGG AAGTTTGGTATCCTCAGAATAGCATATGATCCCTGCACAGAAGAGCATTCAACCGTCTACTTCAATCTTCCTGAGGTTCAAAGAGCTCTTCATGTTCAAGATAAAAGTCCTTCCTTTAAATGGGAAACCTGCAG TGACCTGGTATATGATAATTGGAAGGATTCTCCTAGATCAGTGTTGAAGGTCTACAGAGAGCTTCTACGTTCTGGTCTTCGCATATGGATCTTCAG TGGGGATACTGATGCTGTTATTCCAGTTGCATCAACCAGATACAGTATAGATTCTCTAAAACTTCCAACAGTTGGTCCATGGCGTGCTTGGTATGATGATGGCCAG GTAGGAGGATGGACGCAAGAATACGACGGGCTGACATTTGTTACGGTGAGAGGTGCTGGGCATGAAGTTGCACTGCATAAACCTAAACAAGCTTTAACACTCTTCAAGTCTTTTCTGTCCGGAAAATCGATGCCGAAACTCGACCTATTCAGTGACTCGTAG
- the LOC140983647 gene encoding pentatricopeptide repeat-containing protein At4g30825, chloroplastic isoform X2, producing the protein MRPSPQWIPVLITWRNVVKMMILGWEAQLFIEIFIKEDLISGKGCGNLRLTISVPNGCRACVETGRKEDWDGAESIIKGMVSKYNCELDYRTFNTLIYASCKMGLVDLSTRWFRMMLDYEVQPNIATFGMLMSLYQKHGFLEEAEFTFSQMRNLKLLCHSAYSSMITIYTRMSLYDKAEDVIGFLREDELILNFENWLVLLNAYCQQGKLNDAEKVLSAMREAGFSPNIIAYNTMITGYGKVSRMDEAELLFQNLRKLGLEPDETTYRSLIEGWGRAGNYKLAERNYVELTMLGFKPNSSNLYTLLNLQAKHEDDEGSIRTIHDMIMIGCQNSSILGVVMKAYEKANRLDKLSYILEGSLYDHVLKNQTSCAILVTAFVKNCLIDDALKVLRDKQWEDPLFEDHLHHLLICSCKDIGHLENAIKLFTCMPKAGVPNLNIFCTMIDIYSSMSMFSEADKLYAELKTSGVQLDMIAFSIIIRMYAKSGSLKDACAVLDEMKEQNNIVPDVYLLRDMLRIYQRCGMNDKLADLYYKGLKNGKIWDEEMYNCVINCCANALQVDELSRLFDEMLQRGFAPNTVTFNVMLNAYGKFRLFEKARKVFWMAKKRGLVDAISYNTIIAAYGKNKYLKNMSAAVRKMQFDGFSISLEAYNCMLDVYGKEGEMEKFRNVLQWMKDSNHASDRYTYNILINIYGEHGWIQEVSGVLMELKESGIGPDLCGYNTLIKAYGIAGMVEDAVVLVKEMRENGIEPDRITYTNLIAALRKNDKVLEAVKWSLWMKQMGI; encoded by the exons ATGCGTCCGAGTCCACAGTGGATCCCGGTGTTGATAACTTGGAGAAATGtagtgaaaatgatgatattgggGTGGGAAGCCCAGTTATTTATAGAAATATTCATAAAGGAAGATTTAATATCTGGAAAAGGTTGCGGGAATCTAAGACTGACAATAAGCGTACCAAACGGATGCCGGGCATGCGTGGAAACAG GCAGAAAAGAAGACTGGGATGGAGCAGAATCGATCATCAAGGGAATGGTTAGTAAATACAACTGTGAGCTTGATTATCGGACTTTTAATACTCTTATTTATGCTAGTTGTAAGATGGGGCTTGTGGATTTAAGTACAAGGTGGTTTCGGATGATGTTGGATTATGAGGTTCAACCAAATATTGCTACTTTTGGAATGCTGATGTCCCTTTACCAGAAGCATGGGTTTCTTGAAGAGGCAGAATTTACGTTTTCTCAGATGAGGAATCTGAAACTTTTGTGCCATTCTGCTTATTCATCTATGATCACAATATATACGCGCATGAGCTTGTATGACAAAGCAGAAGATGTTATTGGCTTTCTGAGAGAAGatgaattgattttaaattttgagaattGGTTGGTTCTGCTCAATGCTTACTGTCAACAGGGCAAGTTGAATGATGCTGAAAAAGTGTTGTCCGCAATGCGAGAAGCTGGCTTTTCTCCCAATATAATTGCATACAACACCATGATCACTGGATATGGAAAAGTATCAAGAATGGATGAGGCAGAACTCTTGTTCCAAAACCTTAGAAAACTTGGTTTGGAGCCTGATGAAACAACATATAGGTCATTAATTGAAGGTTGGGGTCGTGCAGGCAATTATAAGCTAGCAGAACGTAACTATGTGGAATTGACAATGTTGGGTTTCAAGCCTAATTCATCAAACTTGTACACATTGTTAAATTTACAAGCAAAACATGAAGATGACGAGGGTTCCATCAGAACTATTCATGATATGATTATGATTGGTTGTCAAAATTCCTCCATCCTTGGTGTTGTCATGAAGGCATACGAGAAGGCTAATAGGCTGGATAAACTGTCTTATATTTTGGAAGGTTCCCTGTACGACCATGTTCTTAAAAATCAGACATCTTGTGCAATACTTGTGACGGCTTTCGTGAAAAATTGCTTAATAGATGATGCACTGAAAGTTCTAAGAGATAAGCAGTGGGAGGATCCACTATTCGAGGACCACTTACACCATCTCTTAATATGTTCCTGCAAAGATATAGGTCATCTTGAGAATGCCATCAAACTTTTTACTTGCATGCCTAAAGCTGGGGTGCCCAACTTGAATATTTTCTGCACAATGATTGACATATACAGCAGTATGAGCATGTTTTCTGAAGCTGACAAGCTGTATGCTGAGTTGAAGACTTCAGGAGTTCAATTGGACATGATCGCCTTCAGCATTATAATAAGAATGTATGCAAAGTCTGGATCTTTGAAAGACGCCTGTGCAGTTTTGGATGAGATGAAGGAACAGAATAATATCGTGCCTGATGTTTATCTTCTACGAGATATGCTCCGCATTTATCAGCGTTGTGGCATGAATGACAAGTTAGCTGATCTGTATTATAAAGGGTTGAAAAATGGCAAAATTTGGGATGAGGAAATGTATAATTGTGTTATAAACTGCTGTGCCAATGCACTGCAAGTTGATGAACTTTCACGGCTTTTTGATGAGATGCTTCAGCGAGGATTTGCGCCAAACACTGTTACCTTTAATGTAATGCTCAATGCTTATGGAAAATTTAGGCTATTTGAAAAGGCTAGAAAGGTATTTTGGATGGCTAAGAAACGGGGCTTAGTTGATGCTATATCTTACAATACTATCATAGCTGCATATGGGAAAAATAAGTACTTGAAAAATATGTCCGCTGCAGTCAGGAAAATGCAATTTGATGGCTTTTCTATTTCTCTTGAAGCTTACAATTGCATGTTGGATGTCTATGGTAAAGAAGGTGAAATGGAAAAGTTTAGAAATGTGTTGCAGTGGATGAAGGATTCTAATCATGCTTCTGACCGTTACACGTACAACATCCTAATTAACATTTATGGCGAGCATGGATGGATTCAAGAAGTTTCTGGTGTGCTAATGGAACTGAAAGAGAGTGGAATTGGGCCTGATTTGTGCGGCTATAACACATTAATAAAAGCATATGGTATTGCTGGAATGGTTGAAGATGCTGTGGTCTTGGTCAAGGAAATGAGAGAAAATGGCATAGAGCCTGACAGGATAACCTATACCAACTTGATTGCTGCATTAAGAAAGAACGATAAGGTGTTAGAGGCTGTAAAGTGGTCCTTGTGGATGAAGCAGATGGGGATTTGA
- the LOC140983647 gene encoding pentatricopeptide repeat-containing protein At4g30825, chloroplastic isoform X1, whose product MASLKLSLTIDNNSYDSNKLSSSVKSLKFTSISLFSGYVNMNGALTANPFGKLKHRSVSGFRSQCSHASESTVDPGVDNLEKCSENDDIGVGSPVIYRNIHKGRFNIWKRLRESKTDNKRTKRMPGMRGNRYAYKRVEKPVVLDEQNDSAFVLGDTVVDFDFDFDDIGNELSLERCNAILKQLENSNNNQALRFFEWMKVNGKLKQNVIACNIILRVLGRKEDWDGAESIIKGMVSKYNCELDYRTFNTLIYASCKMGLVDLSTRWFRMMLDYEVQPNIATFGMLMSLYQKHGFLEEAEFTFSQMRNLKLLCHSAYSSMITIYTRMSLYDKAEDVIGFLREDELILNFENWLVLLNAYCQQGKLNDAEKVLSAMREAGFSPNIIAYNTMITGYGKVSRMDEAELLFQNLRKLGLEPDETTYRSLIEGWGRAGNYKLAERNYVELTMLGFKPNSSNLYTLLNLQAKHEDDEGSIRTIHDMIMIGCQNSSILGVVMKAYEKANRLDKLSYILEGSLYDHVLKNQTSCAILVTAFVKNCLIDDALKVLRDKQWEDPLFEDHLHHLLICSCKDIGHLENAIKLFTCMPKAGVPNLNIFCTMIDIYSSMSMFSEADKLYAELKTSGVQLDMIAFSIIIRMYAKSGSLKDACAVLDEMKEQNNIVPDVYLLRDMLRIYQRCGMNDKLADLYYKGLKNGKIWDEEMYNCVINCCANALQVDELSRLFDEMLQRGFAPNTVTFNVMLNAYGKFRLFEKARKVFWMAKKRGLVDAISYNTIIAAYGKNKYLKNMSAAVRKMQFDGFSISLEAYNCMLDVYGKEGEMEKFRNVLQWMKDSNHASDRYTYNILINIYGEHGWIQEVSGVLMELKESGIGPDLCGYNTLIKAYGIAGMVEDAVVLVKEMRENGIEPDRITYTNLIAALRKNDKVLEAVKWSLWMKQMGI is encoded by the coding sequence ATGGCCTCTCTGAAACTATCATTGACTATTGATAACAACTCTTACGACTCCAATAAGTTATCTTCAAGTGTGAAATCCTTGAAATTTACttcaatttctttattttcgggttatGTGAATATGAATGGGGCGTTAACTGCGAATCCGTTTGGTAAACTAAAGCACCGTAGTGTTTCTGGGTTCCGAAGTCAGTGTTCGCATGCGTCCGAGTCCACAGTGGATCCCGGTGTTGATAACTTGGAGAAATGtagtgaaaatgatgatattgggGTGGGAAGCCCAGTTATTTATAGAAATATTCATAAAGGAAGATTTAATATCTGGAAAAGGTTGCGGGAATCTAAGACTGACAATAAGCGTACCAAACGGATGCCGGGCATGCGTGGAAACAGGTATGCTTATAAACGTGTAGAAAAACCTGTGGTTTTAGATGAACAAAATGATTCGGCTTTTGTCTTGGGTGATACGGtggttgattttgattttgattttgatgatattggGAATGAGTTAAGCTTGGAGCGTTGCAATGCCATTTTAAAACAGCTCGAGAATAGCAATAATAACCAAGCTTTGAGGTTTTTTGAGTGGATGAAAGTTAATGGGAAGCTGAAGCAAAATGTAATTGCTTGTAATATAATTCTTCGTGTTTTAGGCAGAAAAGAAGACTGGGATGGAGCAGAATCGATCATCAAGGGAATGGTTAGTAAATACAACTGTGAGCTTGATTATCGGACTTTTAATACTCTTATTTATGCTAGTTGTAAGATGGGGCTTGTGGATTTAAGTACAAGGTGGTTTCGGATGATGTTGGATTATGAGGTTCAACCAAATATTGCTACTTTTGGAATGCTGATGTCCCTTTACCAGAAGCATGGGTTTCTTGAAGAGGCAGAATTTACGTTTTCTCAGATGAGGAATCTGAAACTTTTGTGCCATTCTGCTTATTCATCTATGATCACAATATATACGCGCATGAGCTTGTATGACAAAGCAGAAGATGTTATTGGCTTTCTGAGAGAAGatgaattgattttaaattttgagaattGGTTGGTTCTGCTCAATGCTTACTGTCAACAGGGCAAGTTGAATGATGCTGAAAAAGTGTTGTCCGCAATGCGAGAAGCTGGCTTTTCTCCCAATATAATTGCATACAACACCATGATCACTGGATATGGAAAAGTATCAAGAATGGATGAGGCAGAACTCTTGTTCCAAAACCTTAGAAAACTTGGTTTGGAGCCTGATGAAACAACATATAGGTCATTAATTGAAGGTTGGGGTCGTGCAGGCAATTATAAGCTAGCAGAACGTAACTATGTGGAATTGACAATGTTGGGTTTCAAGCCTAATTCATCAAACTTGTACACATTGTTAAATTTACAAGCAAAACATGAAGATGACGAGGGTTCCATCAGAACTATTCATGATATGATTATGATTGGTTGTCAAAATTCCTCCATCCTTGGTGTTGTCATGAAGGCATACGAGAAGGCTAATAGGCTGGATAAACTGTCTTATATTTTGGAAGGTTCCCTGTACGACCATGTTCTTAAAAATCAGACATCTTGTGCAATACTTGTGACGGCTTTCGTGAAAAATTGCTTAATAGATGATGCACTGAAAGTTCTAAGAGATAAGCAGTGGGAGGATCCACTATTCGAGGACCACTTACACCATCTCTTAATATGTTCCTGCAAAGATATAGGTCATCTTGAGAATGCCATCAAACTTTTTACTTGCATGCCTAAAGCTGGGGTGCCCAACTTGAATATTTTCTGCACAATGATTGACATATACAGCAGTATGAGCATGTTTTCTGAAGCTGACAAGCTGTATGCTGAGTTGAAGACTTCAGGAGTTCAATTGGACATGATCGCCTTCAGCATTATAATAAGAATGTATGCAAAGTCTGGATCTTTGAAAGACGCCTGTGCAGTTTTGGATGAGATGAAGGAACAGAATAATATCGTGCCTGATGTTTATCTTCTACGAGATATGCTCCGCATTTATCAGCGTTGTGGCATGAATGACAAGTTAGCTGATCTGTATTATAAAGGGTTGAAAAATGGCAAAATTTGGGATGAGGAAATGTATAATTGTGTTATAAACTGCTGTGCCAATGCACTGCAAGTTGATGAACTTTCACGGCTTTTTGATGAGATGCTTCAGCGAGGATTTGCGCCAAACACTGTTACCTTTAATGTAATGCTCAATGCTTATGGAAAATTTAGGCTATTTGAAAAGGCTAGAAAGGTATTTTGGATGGCTAAGAAACGGGGCTTAGTTGATGCTATATCTTACAATACTATCATAGCTGCATATGGGAAAAATAAGTACTTGAAAAATATGTCCGCTGCAGTCAGGAAAATGCAATTTGATGGCTTTTCTATTTCTCTTGAAGCTTACAATTGCATGTTGGATGTCTATGGTAAAGAAGGTGAAATGGAAAAGTTTAGAAATGTGTTGCAGTGGATGAAGGATTCTAATCATGCTTCTGACCGTTACACGTACAACATCCTAATTAACATTTATGGCGAGCATGGATGGATTCAAGAAGTTTCTGGTGTGCTAATGGAACTGAAAGAGAGTGGAATTGGGCCTGATTTGTGCGGCTATAACACATTAATAAAAGCATATGGTATTGCTGGAATGGTTGAAGATGCTGTGGTCTTGGTCAAGGAAATGAGAGAAAATGGCATAGAGCCTGACAGGATAACCTATACCAACTTGATTGCTGCATTAAGAAAGAACGATAAGGTGTTAGAGGCTGTAAAGTGGTCCTTGTGGATGAAGCAGATGGGGATTTGA
- the LOC140983662 gene encoding serine carboxypeptidase II-2 isoform X2 — protein sequence MSTFDLIVYIFFLLFVAKLHLVSCRGSFSSDPSNRQQLDKVLDLPGQSFNVSFASYSGYVTTNKESGRALFYWFFEAVEDTSSKPLVLWLNGGPGCSSVAFGLAEEIGPFHIEKDGKSLYLNPYSWNEVANILFLDSPVGVGFSYSNTSSDLLSNGDERTGAFFCLSLFSVIFVVLIYVDSSRSLISISYIAAAENLEFLLQWFDRFPQYKENDFYITGESYAGHYVPQLSQAIVRNNHNTGEKVINLKGFMVGNALTDDFHDHLGRFEFMWSVGLISDQTFKRLNIVCDFQSFIHSSELCEKVQDIAEEEMGDIDLYSIYTPPCKANFSRSNHPQSGKRFGILRIAYDPCTEEHSTVYFNLPEVQRALHVQDKSPSFKWETCSDLVYDNWKDSPRSVLKVYRELLRSGLRIWIFSGDTDAVIPVASTRYSIDSLKLPTVGPWRAWYDDGQVGGWTQEYDGLTFVTVRGAGHEVALHKPKQALTLFKSFLSGKSMPKLDLFSDS from the exons ATGTCAACTTTCGATTTGATTGTCTATATTTTCTTCCTATTATTCGTAGCCAAGCTCCATTTGGTAAGTTGCAGGGGTAGTTTTTCTTCCGACCCATCTAATCGGCAGCAGCTGGATAAGGTATTGGATCTTCCGGGACAGAGTTTCAATGTTAGTTTTGCAAGCTATTCAGGGTACGTGACTACTAACAAGGAGTCTGGACGAGCGCTGTTTTATTGGTTCTTTGAGGCTGTGGAGGACACTTCTTCGAAGCCTCTTGTTCTTTGGCTTAATGGAG GTCCTGGATGTTCATCAGTTGCATTTGGACTGGCCGAGGAGATTGGACCTTTCCACATAGAGAAAGATGGGAAGAGCCTTTATTTGAACCCTTATTCTTGGAATGAAG TGGCAAATATTTTGTTTCTGGACTCTCCAGTTGGAGTGGGCTTTTCATATTCAAACACTTCATCTGACTTGTTGAGTAATGGTGATGAAAGGACAGGTGCATTTTTCTGCTTGAGCCTTTTTTCTGTTATCTTCGTTGTTCTAATCTATGTAGATTCATCCAGAAGCTTGATTTCAATTTCTTACATTGCAGCTGCTGAAAACCTAGAATTTTTATTGCAGTGGTTTGATCGTTTTCCACAGTACAAAGAAAACGATTTCTACATTACAGGAGAGAGCTACGCTG GACATTATGTTCCTCAACTAAGCCAAGCTATTGTCCGAAACAACCACAACACTGGAGAAAAAGTcatcaacctgaagggtttcaTG GTCGGGAATGCTCTGACAGACGATTTTCATGACCATTTGGGTCGCTTTGAGTTCATGTGGTCAGTTGGTTTGATTTCTGACCAGACCTTCAAGCGGTTGAACATTGTATGCGACTTTCAGTCATTCATACACTCCTCGGAACTTTGTGAGAAAGTTCAAGACATTGCTGAAGAAGAAATGGGAGACATTGATCTTTATAGTATCTATACTCCTCCCTGCAAAGCCAATTTCAGCAGATCAAACCACCCACAGAGTGGAAAAAGG TTTGGTATCCTCAGAATAGCATATGATCCCTGCACAGAAGAGCATTCAACCGTCTACTTCAATCTTCCTGAGGTTCAAAGAGCTCTTCATGTTCAAGATAAAAGTCCTTCCTTTAAATGGGAAACCTGCAG TGACCTGGTATATGATAATTGGAAGGATTCTCCTAGATCAGTGTTGAAGGTCTACAGAGAGCTTCTACGTTCTGGTCTTCGCATATGGATCTTCAG TGGGGATACTGATGCTGTTATTCCAGTTGCATCAACCAGATACAGTATAGATTCTCTAAAACTTCCAACAGTTGGTCCATGGCGTGCTTGGTATGATGATGGCCAG GTAGGAGGATGGACGCAAGAATACGACGGGCTGACATTTGTTACGGTGAGAGGTGCTGGGCATGAAGTTGCACTGCATAAACCTAAACAAGCTTTAACACTCTTCAAGTCTTTTCTGTCCGGAAAATCGATGCCGAAACTCGACCTATTCAGTGACTCGTAG